AGGACGACGGCAAGGGCCACCAGTCCTTCGAGGTCGAGCGCTTCGCCAAGGTCGTCGAGCTGGTCATCACCGCGATGGACATCTCGATCTGCTTCGCGGACTTCCCGACCCAGAAGATCGGCGAGAACACCCGCGCCTTCCGTCAGCTGGGCATCGGCTACGCCAACCTGGGCGCCCTCCTGATGGCGACCGGTCACGCGTACGACTCCGACGGCGGTCGCGCCCTCGCCGGTGCCATCACCTCGCTGATGACCGGCACCTCGTACCGGCGTTCCGCCGAGCTCGCCGCGGTCGTCGGCCCGTACGACGGCTACGCCCGCAACGCGCAGCCGCACCAGCGCGTCATGAAGCAGCACTCCGACGCCAACGCCGTGGCCGTCCGGGTGGACGACCTGGACACGCCGATCTGGGCCGCCGCCACGGAGGCCTGGCAGGACGTGCTGCACCTCGGTGAGAAGAACGGCTTCCGCAACGCGCAGGCCTCGGTCATCGCCCCGACCGGCACCATCGGTCTCGCGATGTCCTGCGACACCACCGGCCTCGAGCCCGACCTCGCGCTGGTCAAGTTCAAGAAGCTGGTCGGCGGCGGCTCGATGCAGATCGTCAACGGCACCGTTCCGCAGGCCCTGCGCCGCCTGGGCTACCAGGAGGAGCAGATCGAGGCGATCGTCGCCCACATCGCCGAGAACGGCAATGTCGTCGACGCCCCGAGCCTCAAGCACGAGCACTACGAGGTCTTCGACTGCGCCATGGGCGAGCGCTCCATCTCCGCGATGGGCCACGTCCGCATGATGGCCGCGATCCAGCCCTGGATCTCCGGCGCGCTCTCCAAGACGGTCAACCTGCCGGAGACGGCGACCGTCGAGGACGTCGAAGAGGTCTACTTCGAGGCGTGGAAGATGGGCGTCAAGGCGCTCGCGATCTACCGCGACAACTGCAAGGTCGGCCAGCCCCTCTCCGCCAAGACCAAGGAGAAGGAGAAGACCGAGGTCACGGCGAAGGCGGAGGAGACCATCCGCACCGCGGTCGAGAAGGTCGTCGAGTACCGCCCGGTCCGCAAGCGCCTCCCCAAGGGTCGTCCCGGCATCACCACCTCCTTCACGGTGGGCGGCGCCGAGGGCTACATGACCGCCAACTCCTACCCGGACGACGGTCTCGGCGAGGTCTTCCTGAAGATGTCGAAGCAGGGCTCCACCCTCGCGGGCATGATGGACGCCTTCTCGATCGCGGTCTCCGTAGGTCTGCAGTACGGCGTGCCCCTCGAGACGTACGTCTCGAAGTTCACGAACATGCGCTTCGAGCCGGCCGGCATGACGGACGACCCGGACGTGCGGATGGCGCAGTCGATCGTCGACTACATCTTCCGTCGCCTGGCGCTGGACTTCCTGCCCTTCGAGACGCGCTCCGCGCTCGGCATCCACTCCGCCGAGGAGCGTCAGCGTCACCTGGAGACGGGCTCCTACGAGCCGTCCGACGACGTCGACATGGACGTCGAGGGCCTGGCCCAGTCCGCGCCCCGTGCGCAGGAGCTGAAGGCCGTCGCTACCCCGAAGGCCGAGGTCGAGGCGGCGAAGCCCGCCCCGAAGCAGGCCCACACCAGTGCCGAGCTGGTGGAGATGCAGCT
This portion of the Streptomyces mirabilis genome encodes:
- a CDS encoding vitamin B12-dependent ribonucleotide reductase, with product MTETASGPARGSRAKGTKASKGLRIERIHTTPGVHPYDEVEWERRDVVMTNWRDGSINFEQRGVEFPGFWSVNAVNIVTSKYFRGAVGTPQREVSLRQLIDRIVKTYRKAGEDHKYFASPADAEIFEHELAYALLHQIFSFNSPVWFNVGTPQPQQVSACFILSVDDSMESILDWYKEEGMIFKGGSGAGLNLSRIRSSKELLSSGGNASGPVSFMRGADASAGTIKSGGATRRAAKMVILDVDHPDIEDFIETKVKEEEKIRALRDAGFDMDLGGDDITSVQYQNANNSVRVNDTFMKAVEEGGKFGLTSRMTGEVIEEVDAKTLFRKMAEAAWACADPGIQYDDTINHWHTCPESGRINGSNPCSEYMHLDNTSCNLASLNLMKFLKDDGKGHQSFEVERFAKVVELVITAMDISICFADFPTQKIGENTRAFRQLGIGYANLGALLMATGHAYDSDGGRALAGAITSLMTGTSYRRSAELAAVVGPYDGYARNAQPHQRVMKQHSDANAVAVRVDDLDTPIWAAATEAWQDVLHLGEKNGFRNAQASVIAPTGTIGLAMSCDTTGLEPDLALVKFKKLVGGGSMQIVNGTVPQALRRLGYQEEQIEAIVAHIAENGNVVDAPSLKHEHYEVFDCAMGERSISAMGHVRMMAAIQPWISGALSKTVNLPETATVEDVEEVYFEAWKMGVKALAIYRDNCKVGQPLSAKTKEKEKTEVTAKAEETIRTAVEKVVEYRPVRKRLPKGRPGITTSFTVGGAEGYMTANSYPDDGLGEVFLKMSKQGSTLAGMMDAFSIAVSVGLQYGVPLETYVSKFTNMRFEPAGMTDDPDVRMAQSIVDYIFRRLALDFLPFETRSALGIHSAEERQRHLETGSYEPSDDVDMDVEGLAQSAPRAQELKAVATPKAEVEAAKPAPKQAHTSAELVEMQLGIQADAPLCFSCGTKMQRAGSCYICEGCGSTSGCS